A genomic window from Agreia sp. COWG includes:
- the lipB gene encoding lipoyl(octanoyl) transferase LipB, producing the protein MTQLLLAGFGEHAVDYTEAWAMQRCVHAEVVDGRSPDTLILLEHPSVFTAGKRTDASERPTDGTPVIDVDRGGKITWHGPGQLVGYPILTLEEPVDVVGYVRRLEQMLIDALADFGITAGRVEGRSGVWVVRDGQEQKIAAIGIRVAHGVTMHGFALNCSNSLEPYTKIVACGIRDAGVTTMSELLGRTITPEEVAPVIAERLGCSVSASEAVA; encoded by the coding sequence ATGACGCAGCTTCTTCTCGCCGGCTTCGGCGAACACGCGGTCGATTACACCGAGGCCTGGGCGATGCAGCGATGCGTGCACGCCGAGGTCGTCGACGGTCGCTCGCCCGACACCCTGATCCTTCTCGAGCACCCCTCGGTGTTCACGGCAGGTAAGCGCACGGATGCCTCGGAGCGCCCCACCGACGGCACTCCCGTGATCGACGTCGACCGCGGGGGCAAGATCACCTGGCATGGCCCCGGTCAGCTGGTCGGCTACCCGATCCTGACGCTCGAGGAGCCGGTCGACGTCGTGGGCTACGTGCGCCGGCTCGAACAGATGCTCATCGATGCCCTCGCAGACTTCGGCATCACGGCCGGCCGCGTCGAGGGGCGCTCGGGGGTCTGGGTCGTGCGCGACGGTCAGGAGCAGAAGATCGCGGCCATCGGCATCCGGGTCGCCCACGGGGTGACGATGCACGGCTTCGCGCTGAACTGCAGCAACAGCCTCGAGCCCTATACGAAGATCGTCGCCTGCGGCATCCGCGACGCGGGCGTGACGACCATGAGCGAGCTTCTCGGCCGCACGATCACGCCAGAAGAGGTCGCTCCCGTGATTGCCGAACGCCTGGGCTGCAGCGTGTCGGCGAGCGAGGCCGTCGCGTGA
- the lipA gene encoding lipoyl synthase yields MSAVPDGRKLLRLEIRNAETPIEKKPEWIKTKARFGPEYRKLQALVKSEDLHTVCQEAGCPNIFECWEDREATFLIGGSQCTRRCDFCQIDTGKPADYDMDEPRRVAESVERMQLRYATVTGVARDDLPDEGAWLHAETVREIHRRNPGTGVEILATDFSGNPTLLAEVFESRPEVFAHNVETVPRIFKRIRPAFRYERSLDVLTQARAAGLITKSNLILGMGEEPAEVSQALRDLHDAGTDIITLTQYLRPSSRHLPVSRWVKPEEFVAFKQEAEEIGFLGVLAGPLVRSSYRAGRLWAQSMRRKGIELPERLAHLAQEAEQPGGFAQAVG; encoded by the coding sequence GTGAGCGCCGTGCCGGATGGGCGCAAACTCCTTCGCCTCGAGATTCGCAACGCCGAGACACCCATCGAGAAGAAGCCCGAGTGGATCAAGACGAAGGCCCGGTTCGGTCCCGAGTACCGCAAGCTGCAGGCGCTCGTGAAGAGCGAAGATCTGCACACGGTCTGCCAGGAGGCGGGGTGCCCGAACATCTTCGAGTGTTGGGAGGATCGTGAGGCTACGTTCCTGATCGGCGGCTCGCAGTGCACCAGGCGCTGCGACTTCTGCCAGATCGACACGGGCAAGCCGGCCGACTACGACATGGACGAGCCGCGCCGGGTGGCCGAGTCCGTCGAGCGCATGCAGCTGCGCTACGCCACGGTCACGGGCGTGGCGCGCGACGACCTGCCCGACGAGGGCGCGTGGCTGCACGCCGAGACAGTGCGCGAGATCCACCGGCGAAACCCCGGAACGGGCGTCGAGATTCTCGCGACCGACTTCTCGGGCAACCCGACGCTTCTCGCCGAGGTCTTCGAATCGAGGCCCGAGGTCTTCGCACACAACGTCGAGACGGTGCCGCGCATCTTCAAGCGCATCCGTCCGGCCTTCCGCTACGAACGCTCGCTCGATGTGCTGACCCAGGCCAGAGCGGCGGGGCTCATCACGAAGTCGAACCTCATCCTCGGCATGGGAGAGGAGCCGGCCGAGGTGAGTCAGGCCCTGCGCGACCTGCACGACGCGGGCACCGACATCATCACGCTCACGCAATACCTGCGGCCGAGCTCGCGCCACCTGCCGGTGTCGCGCTGGGTCAAGCCCGAGGAGTTCGTGGCGTTCAAGCAGGAGGCCGAGGAGATCGGCTTTCTCGGCGTGCTCGCGGGACCTCTGGTGCGATCGAGCTATCGGGCCGGGCGGCTCTGGGCGCAGTCGATGCGGCGCAAGGGAATCGAGCTGCCGGAGCGCCTCGCGCACCTCGCGCAGGAGGCCGAGCAGCCGGGCGGATTCGCGCAGGCCGTGGGCTGA
- the ftsY gene encoding signal recognition particle-docking protein FtsY, translated as MASRTPWSLSGALRGMFAKATIDETTWEDLEDALLKADFGPDVTDSVVTELRKKVDRFKTTDPKDLQRMLREDMEERLSRLDTTLHLSERPAVVLVVGVNGVGKTTTIGKFAKFLATYGRTVVIGAADTFRAAAVEQVATWADRAGAAIVRPQHEGQDPASVAFQTIEYAKQNGTEIVVIDTAGRLQTKGGLMDELGKIRRVIEKQAPVAEVLLVLDATTGQNGLAQAEAFIQHAGVTGLVLTKLDGSAKAGFVLAVQEKTGIPIKLIGQGEGINDLTGFTPHVFAQNLVG; from the coding sequence ATGGCTTCTCGTACCCCCTGGTCTCTGTCTGGTGCCCTTAGGGGCATGTTCGCCAAGGCCACCATCGACGAGACCACGTGGGAGGATCTCGAAGACGCGCTGCTCAAGGCCGACTTCGGCCCCGACGTCACCGACTCCGTGGTCACCGAGCTGCGCAAGAAGGTCGATCGCTTCAAGACGACAGACCCGAAAGACCTGCAGCGCATGCTGCGCGAAGACATGGAGGAACGGCTGTCGAGGCTCGACACCACCCTGCACCTGTCTGAGCGCCCCGCCGTCGTGCTGGTGGTCGGCGTCAACGGAGTGGGCAAGACGACCACCATCGGCAAGTTCGCCAAGTTCCTCGCGACCTACGGGCGCACCGTCGTCATCGGGGCGGCCGACACCTTCCGGGCCGCCGCCGTCGAGCAGGTCGCCACGTGGGCCGATCGCGCGGGAGCCGCCATCGTGCGACCGCAGCACGAGGGGCAAGATCCGGCGTCGGTCGCCTTCCAGACCATCGAGTACGCGAAGCAGAACGGCACCGAGATCGTGGTCATCGACACGGCGGGCCGCCTGCAGACCAAGGGTGGGCTCATGGACGAGCTCGGCAAGATCCGGCGCGTCATCGAGAAGCAGGCGCCGGTCGCCGAGGTGCTGCTGGTTCTGGATGCGACGACCGGCCAGAACGGGCTCGCCCAGGCCGAGGCGTTCATCCAGCACGCCGGGGTTACCGGGCTCGTGCTCACCAAGCTCGACGGCTCGGCGAAGGCCGGCTTCGTTCTCGCCGTGCAGGAGAAGACCGGCATCCCCATCAAGCTGATCGGCCAGGGCGAGGGCATCAACGACCTCACGGGCTTCACCCCGCACGTTTTCGCCCAGAACCTCGTCGGCTAA
- a CDS encoding LLM class flavin-dependent oxidoreductase, producing MRHGIVILPQAPWSAARRQWQSAEGLGFDHAWTYDHLSWRSLADQPWHATLPTLTAAAVVTESIRLGTFVSSPNFRHPVPFAKEIATLDDISQGRFILGIGSGGTGFDAFVLGQREYTPKERHARFAEFVRLLDELLRHEGPDAAGITFDGEWYTAAAARMVGSPAQTPRVPFVLAANGPKGLALVAEHGQGWVTTGRDGATGEQWWAAVATLASRLDDAATTAGRDPKTIDRYLSLDSGGQFSLESVGAFEDAAGRAAELGFTDVVSHWPRADGIYAGDEEVLYEVASRL from the coding sequence ATGCGCCACGGAATCGTCATCCTGCCCCAAGCCCCCTGGTCTGCCGCCCGCCGTCAATGGCAGTCGGCCGAGGGGCTCGGCTTCGACCACGCCTGGACCTACGACCACCTCTCGTGGCGCTCGCTGGCCGATCAGCCGTGGCACGCCACCCTGCCCACCCTCACCGCGGCGGCCGTCGTGACCGAGAGCATCCGGCTCGGCACCTTTGTCTCGTCGCCGAACTTCCGGCATCCGGTGCCGTTCGCAAAAGAGATCGCGACCCTCGACGACATCTCGCAAGGTCGGTTCATTCTCGGCATCGGCTCTGGCGGCACCGGATTCGATGCGTTCGTGCTCGGCCAGCGCGAGTACACGCCGAAAGAACGCCACGCTCGCTTCGCTGAATTCGTGAGGCTGCTCGACGAGCTTCTGCGACACGAGGGGCCGGATGCCGCGGGCATCACCTTCGACGGCGAGTGGTACACGGCCGCAGCCGCGCGCATGGTCGGCTCCCCCGCGCAGACGCCCCGGGTGCCGTTCGTGCTCGCCGCGAACGGGCCGAAGGGGCTCGCGCTGGTGGCCGAGCACGGCCAGGGATGGGTCACCACGGGCAGAGACGGGGCCACGGGCGAACAGTGGTGGGCAGCCGTGGCGACCCTCGCCTCGCGCCTCGACGACGCGGCGACCACAGCCGGCCGCGACCCGAAGACCATCGACCGCTACCTGTCGCTCGACTCGGGAGGACAGTTCTCGCTCGAGAGCGTGGGGGCGTTCGAAGACGCCGCCGGCCGGGCAGCCGAGCTGGGCTTCACCGACGTGGTGTCGCACTGGCCGCGCGCCGACGGCATCTACGCCGGCGACGAAGAGGTGCTCTACGAGGTGGCGTCGAGGCTGTAG
- a CDS encoding MFS transporter: protein MFRSLSSVNYRIWFAGALVSNVGTWMQRTAQDWIVLTELTNHDAAAVGIVMALQLGPQLLLVPFSGLIADRLDRRKTLMVTQGAMGLLGLGLGLIVVTGAAQLWHVYLFALLLGIVSAVDAPVRQTFVSELVGGSNLSNAVALNSASFNAARMIGPAIAGLLVAVIGAGWVFLLNAVTFGAVLLSLTFIRVNRLQASKRAPRGRGQLLEGFRYVRSRPDLLVIFVIVFIVGTFGMNFAIFTSTMASVEFGQGSAAFGLLSSVMAIGSVAGALMSARRDRPRLRLVFVAAATFGASCLAAAVMPSYWSFAVVLVLVGLSAQTLMTTANGTVQTTTAPEMRGRVMALYMAVFMGGTPLGAPVVGWVANTFGPRWAIGVAAASGLVAAAVGLGWLIVFRHLRLHYDGAAHPHFAFSHDGRPASLARAPENAEELEEDLALDEADARRA from the coding sequence ATGTTCCGCTCGCTGTCGAGCGTGAACTACCGCATCTGGTTCGCCGGCGCCCTCGTCTCGAACGTGGGCACGTGGATGCAGCGCACGGCCCAGGACTGGATCGTGCTCACCGAGCTCACGAACCACGACGCGGCCGCCGTGGGGATCGTCATGGCCCTTCAACTCGGGCCGCAACTGCTGCTCGTGCCCTTCTCAGGCCTCATCGCCGACCGGCTCGATCGGCGCAAGACCCTGATGGTCACGCAGGGCGCGATGGGGCTTCTCGGCCTGGGACTCGGCCTCATCGTGGTGACCGGGGCCGCCCAGCTCTGGCACGTGTACCTCTTCGCCCTTCTTCTCGGCATCGTCTCGGCCGTCGATGCTCCCGTGCGCCAGACCTTCGTCTCCGAGCTCGTAGGCGGGTCGAATCTGTCTAACGCGGTGGCGCTGAATTCGGCCTCGTTCAACGCGGCGCGCATGATCGGCCCCGCAATCGCGGGCCTGCTCGTCGCCGTCATCGGCGCAGGGTGGGTGTTCCTGTTGAACGCGGTGACCTTCGGCGCGGTTCTGCTGTCACTCACCTTCATTCGAGTCAACAGATTGCAGGCGTCGAAGCGGGCACCCCGGGGCCGCGGACAGCTTCTCGAGGGCTTTCGCTATGTTCGCAGCCGCCCCGATCTGTTGGTGATCTTCGTGATCGTCTTCATCGTCGGCACCTTCGGCATGAACTTCGCGATCTTCACCTCCACCATGGCGAGCGTCGAATTCGGCCAGGGCAGCGCGGCATTCGGCCTGCTCTCGTCGGTCATGGCGATCGGCTCCGTGGCGGGTGCTCTCATGTCGGCTCGCCGCGATCGACCGCGCCTGCGGCTGGTGTTCGTGGCCGCGGCGACCTTCGGCGCGAGCTGCCTGGCCGCGGCGGTCATGCCCAGCTACTGGAGCTTCGCCGTGGTGCTCGTTCTCGTGGGTCTGAGCGCCCAGACGCTGATGACCACGGCGAACGGCACCGTGCAGACGACGACGGCCCCCGAGATGCGCGGTCGCGTGATGGCACTGTACATGGCGGTCTTCATGGGCGGCACACCGCTGGGCGCTCCCGTCGTGGGCTGGGTGGCGAACACCTTCGGACCGCGCTGGGCGATCGGGGTGGCCGCGGCATCCGGTCTCGTCGCGGCGGCCGTCGGCCTCGGCTGGCTCATCGTGTTTCGACACCTGCGCCTGCACTACGACGGCGCGGCGCATCCGCACTTCGCCTTCAGCCACGATGGCCGACCGGCCTCGCTAGCTCGTGCGCCCGAGAACGCCGAGGAGCTGGAGGAGGACCTCGCCCTCGACGAGGCGGACGCACGACGCGCGTAG
- a CDS encoding MarR family winged helix-turn-helix transcriptional regulator, with product MAPLSLPALSSELRVATMHLSRRLRNERAEADLTDSQFSVLAYLVRTGAHTPNELSAWEHVTPPSMNRTLNALEAAGFVLRSPDASDGRRVVVTATESGLAIVKETRRKRDAWLHTRLAALSPDERRVLEEAAGILRTMVAP from the coding sequence ATGGCTCCTCTCTCTCTTCCCGCACTCAGCTCCGAGCTGCGCGTCGCCACGATGCACCTCTCGCGGCGCCTCCGCAACGAGCGGGCCGAGGCCGATCTGACCGACTCGCAGTTCAGCGTTCTGGCCTACCTCGTGCGCACGGGCGCACACACCCCGAACGAGCTCAGTGCCTGGGAGCACGTCACTCCGCCGTCGATGAACCGCACGTTGAACGCGCTCGAGGCGGCCGGCTTCGTGCTCAGATCGCCGGATGCCTCGGACGGCCGCCGCGTCGTCGTCACGGCCACGGAGAGCGGCTTGGCGATCGTCAAGGAGACGAGGCGCAAGCGCGACGCGTGGCTGCACACGCGCCTCGCCGCGCTCTCCCCCGACGAGCGTCGCGTGCTCGAAGAGGCCGCGGGCATCCTGCGCACCATGGTCGCCCCGTGA